The following proteins are co-located in the Pontiella desulfatans genome:
- a CDS encoding RNA polymerase sigma factor: protein MLCHKCPHLDSIQRGDYASTPWKDTPCAKCKLGEDTFYSVPFDEENPPELGGTTSMSSYSVAGGRDPGSVARCSLPDDVLLPASTFATCLKGLLSLDPELREIVAMRFLGLSYREIAERQGISVQLAEMRHKRALRDWPALADLFPRKIAKQSRRKGRA from the coding sequence ATGCTCTGCCATAAATGCCCCCATCTCGATTCCATCCAACGCGGTGACTATGCTTCCACTCCCTGGAAAGATACCCCGTGCGCGAAATGCAAACTCGGGGAGGATACCTTTTACTCCGTGCCCTTCGACGAAGAGAATCCGCCAGAACTTGGAGGGACGACCTCCATGTCGTCCTATTCTGTAGCCGGGGGCCGTGACCCCGGTTCTGTCGCTCGCTGTTCGTTGCCGGACGATGTTCTGCTTCCGGCTTCTACATTTGCTACCTGTCTAAAAGGTCTCCTTTCCCTCGACCCCGAGCTTCGCGAAATCGTTGCCATGCGTTTTCTCGGCTTGTCCTACCGCGAAATCGCGGAACGGCAGGGCATCTCCGTCCAGCTTGCCGAGATGCGGCACAAGCGCGCCCTCCGCGACTGGCCGGCCCTCGCCGACCTCTTCCCCAGGAAGATCGCCAAGCAATCCCGACGAAAGGGTAGGGCCTGA
- a CDS encoding DUF5906 domain-containing protein — MRHIKKKLKLSKLLVGLDTEAFEDPCKYYEAGTGWKALSCDEISPSFMMQWAIDSTHNYAWAKLGTVIPMAVVSAEVERQFPGRWHGDFYIGARGIRFWDAESDNQTAAVVRETGMQCFTGGTAFVPWSVILGRQFVSQFEADRIGGSVTDVYFDGRDYWRQRSSGEWRSYSKADIALYLKVDRGLRPQVSRGETFSEVDQAILRIQDHQDIHCAAPLVHRPKGIVLIDGHRVLNTSTVTVLQPATDEEYYQAVCLAGGASASMTDPSAQSNNHQPSTNNCPYPWLYDYFNGYFDPPEQLDYFYAWLQRWYQSALEGRMRPGQASFFAGVPNTGKTLLSNVILSRIFGGHIDASSFLSGEDGFNSHLFTSAVWAVDDVVPLTDNKSHLKFSALIKKMAANRTFSVREKYRVDKLIEWNGRVVVTCNTDPESIRILPDVDLSNRDKINLFRIAERDTFTFPRDVESIIAAELPFFLRWLLDWQPPDEVIGDTRYGVRTYCEDSLFEAARHSSSAYSFLEVLLKFFEGQVEDTWEGSSTELLSAMLNDQDGLAGIAAKYTPAKVGRELSKLASQGYAVEQGRRHATRVWIINIAQLSGRDLDEKTPF; from the coding sequence ATGCGGCATATCAAAAAGAAACTCAAGCTATCCAAGCTGCTCGTCGGTCTGGATACGGAGGCCTTCGAAGATCCGTGTAAATATTACGAGGCCGGTACTGGTTGGAAGGCGTTATCCTGCGATGAAATATCGCCATCCTTCATGATGCAGTGGGCGATTGATTCCACGCATAACTATGCCTGGGCCAAGCTCGGTACGGTTATTCCGATGGCCGTCGTTTCCGCAGAAGTGGAACGCCAGTTCCCTGGACGGTGGCACGGCGATTTCTACATCGGAGCCCGTGGCATCCGTTTCTGGGATGCCGAATCCGACAACCAGACTGCCGCAGTTGTACGGGAAACCGGGATGCAATGTTTTACCGGTGGTACCGCCTTCGTTCCATGGTCAGTGATTTTAGGTCGCCAGTTCGTCAGTCAGTTTGAGGCGGATCGGATTGGCGGCAGTGTTACCGATGTCTATTTCGATGGGCGCGACTACTGGCGCCAGCGCAGCAGCGGCGAATGGAGATCCTACAGCAAAGCCGACATCGCGCTCTATCTGAAAGTAGATCGCGGTCTCCGTCCCCAGGTTTCACGCGGTGAAACATTCAGCGAAGTCGATCAGGCCATTCTCCGTATCCAGGATCATCAGGACATTCATTGCGCCGCTCCGTTGGTGCATCGTCCAAAAGGCATCGTGCTCATCGACGGCCACCGCGTACTAAACACATCCACCGTCACCGTCCTCCAACCCGCCACCGATGAAGAATACTATCAGGCCGTGTGTTTAGCTGGAGGGGCATCGGCCTCGATGACCGATCCGTCCGCTCAGTCTAACAACCACCAACCATCAACCAACAACTGCCCTTATCCCTGGTTGTACGATTACTTCAACGGCTATTTTGATCCGCCCGAGCAACTCGACTATTTCTATGCCTGGTTGCAACGCTGGTACCAGTCCGCTCTCGAAGGACGGATGCGGCCCGGGCAGGCTTCCTTCTTTGCCGGAGTTCCAAACACTGGAAAAACCCTGTTATCCAACGTCATTCTATCCCGTATCTTCGGTGGCCATATCGACGCCAGTTCGTTTCTTTCCGGTGAGGATGGTTTCAACAGCCATCTCTTTACCAGTGCCGTCTGGGCGGTGGATGATGTTGTGCCGCTTACGGATAACAAGTCCCATCTGAAGTTCTCTGCCCTCATCAAGAAGATGGCCGCCAATCGTACCTTCTCCGTGCGCGAGAAGTACCGCGTCGACAAGTTGATCGAGTGGAACGGCAGGGTGGTGGTGACATGCAACACCGACCCGGAGTCGATTCGTATTCTTCCAGATGTCGATTTGTCCAACCGGGATAAAATCAACCTCTTCCGGATTGCGGAACGAGATACCTTTACCTTCCCGCGCGATGTCGAATCCATCATTGCCGCAGAGTTGCCGTTCTTTCTACGTTGGCTGCTCGACTGGCAACCACCGGACGAAGTCATCGGCGACACGCGGTATGGAGTGCGGACATACTGCGAGGATTCCCTGTTCGAGGCGGCACGTCATTCATCCAGCGCCTATTCTTTCCTCGAAGTCCTGCTCAAGTTTTTCGAGGGGCAGGTGGAAGACACCTGGGAAGGATCTTCCACAGAATTACTTTCAGCCATGCTAAACGATCAGGATGGTCTGGCCGGCATCGCCGCCAAATATACGCCCGCCAAAGTCGGTCGTGAGCTCTCCAAGCTCGCCTCTCAAGGCTATGCCGTGGAGCAAGGCCGTCGGCACGCCACCCGAGTTTGGATCATCAACATAGCACAACTTTCCGGGAGGGATTTGGATGAAAAAACACCCTTCTAA